A single region of the Moorena sp. SIOASIH genome encodes:
- a CDS encoding CCA tRNA nucleotidyltransferase — MTNYQTALSPQNWPFNWELLPSDACLVGGAVRDALINRQSDYLDLDFVLPTKAVRTASKLARRYKAGFVVLDAQRQIARVVFGNATVDFAQQEGDSLEADLHRRDYTINAIAFNPHTKQFIDPLQGILDCRKGIIRMVSPENLQNDPLRLLRGYRQAAQLGFEIDPATQSVIRKVAPLLSQIAAERVRTELGYLLKSPQGVPWLKAAWEDNVLRPWLPDATAEGLEHMAAVEQSAVVLAETWPKLGVELNLRVTKHSLSLLNLAKVANLLSSIPAVAEQQLLALKYSRVQTRIVVRAIQHLPQLLSYTTANEIPLRDQYFFFLNVGAVFPVVALLAVARGMAVDTIAPLIEHYLNPNDQVAHPTPLVTGKDLIKSLKLSPSSKIGELLTEIQIARIEGNIDSIKAALEFAAKLDSINCGSQEK; from the coding sequence ATGACTAATTACCAAACTGCTCTATCACCCCAAAATTGGCCGTTTAACTGGGAGTTACTCCCTTCTGACGCTTGCTTGGTGGGTGGTGCGGTTAGGGATGCTCTGATCAACCGACAGTCAGATTACCTAGACTTAGACTTTGTTTTACCCACTAAAGCAGTACGGACAGCAAGCAAGCTAGCAAGACGTTATAAGGCCGGATTTGTGGTTTTGGATGCCCAGCGTCAAATAGCTAGGGTAGTGTTTGGCAACGCCACAGTTGACTTTGCTCAACAGGAGGGGGATAGCTTAGAGGCTGACTTACATAGGCGGGATTATACGATTAATGCGATCGCATTTAATCCCCACACCAAGCAATTCATTGATCCATTACAGGGTATCTTGGATTGCCGTAAAGGGATAATCCGGATGGTGTCACCAGAAAACTTACAAAATGACCCATTACGATTACTGCGGGGTTATCGACAAGCCGCTCAGTTGGGTTTTGAGATTGACCCAGCCACCCAGTCAGTGATAAGAAAGGTAGCACCGTTATTGAGCCAAATCGCAGCAGAACGGGTACGGACAGAATTGGGCTATCTCCTCAAGTCACCTCAGGGTGTACCTTGGCTAAAAGCGGCCTGGGAGGATAATGTATTACGACCATGGCTGCCTGATGCCACGGCTGAGGGTTTAGAGCACATGGCAGCAGTTGAGCAATCCGCTGTGGTACTGGCAGAAACCTGGCCTAAGCTTGGGGTGGAATTGAACTTACGGGTGACTAAGCATTCTTTATCGTTGCTAAATCTGGCTAAGGTAGCAAATTTATTATCATCAATACCCGCAGTTGCTGAACAACAGCTGTTAGCCTTAAAGTACTCTCGTGTTCAGACTCGGATAGTAGTCAGGGCAATCCAACATTTGCCCCAACTGCTGTCTTATACTACTGCCAACGAGATCCCATTACGGGATCAGTATTTCTTCTTTCTTAACGTTGGAGCTGTATTTCCTGTGGTAGCGCTTTTGGCAGTTGCCAGGGGAATGGCTGTGGATACTATAGCACCCTTGATTGAGCACTATTTGAATCCCAATGACCAGGTTGCCCATCCGACACCGCTGGTTACTGGTAAAGATTTAATCAAATCTCTTAAGTTATCCCCTAGTTCTAAAATTGGTGAGTTACTGACTGAGATTCAAATTGCACGGATTGAGGGCAATATCGATAGTATTAAAGCTGCTCTGGAATTTGCCGCCAAGCTGGACTCAATTAACTGTGGCTCTCAAGAAAAATAA
- a CDS encoding Ycf34 family protein → MCICINCHYVDRCTTYHAVETQHQVPHLTESPNFEAVEPTINVNIRSTEDIIEMEWDVVGCNSFKQETGKWAKLRPGELVPT, encoded by the coding sequence ATGTGTATTTGCATTAACTGCCACTATGTAGACCGCTGTACTACATACCATGCTGTGGAAACCCAGCATCAGGTACCTCACCTGACGGAATCTCCTAACTTTGAAGCGGTTGAGCCCACCATCAATGTCAATATCCGTTCTACTGAAGATATAATAGAAATGGAATGGGACGTTGTCGGGTGTAATAGCTTTAAGCAGGAAACTGGGAAGTGGGCAAAGCTTCGTCCTGGTGAGCTGGTACCAACCTGA
- a CDS encoding DedA family protein produces MSFELLSLETVQNIAKDYGYWAVFFGIALENAGVPIPGETITLVGGFLAGSGELNYWVVLCSAIAGAVLGDNCGYWIGKIGGWPLLVRIAGLVRITEAQLTEAKTEFRKNAAKAVFFGRFVAILRIFAGPMAGIVQMSYRKFLLCNFAGATVWASVMVSLSYFCGRLIPLELLISSVSKFAIVALILVIGSIVVPKWFESRRQKLDMGD; encoded by the coding sequence ATGTCTTTTGAGCTTTTATCGTTGGAAACGGTCCAGAACATAGCTAAGGACTATGGCTACTGGGCAGTTTTTTTTGGGATTGCCCTGGAAAACGCTGGGGTTCCCATACCGGGAGAAACTATTACCCTGGTAGGTGGCTTCCTCGCAGGTAGCGGCGAACTTAATTATTGGGTAGTCCTATGCTCTGCGATCGCTGGTGCTGTCCTAGGAGATAACTGTGGTTACTGGATTGGGAAAATCGGTGGTTGGCCCTTACTAGTGCGAATTGCGGGTTTAGTCCGGATCACAGAAGCACAACTGACAGAGGCTAAAACCGAATTTCGTAAGAACGCTGCTAAGGCAGTTTTTTTTGGTCGATTTGTGGCAATACTGCGGATCTTTGCTGGTCCAATGGCAGGGATAGTTCAGATGTCTTACCGGAAATTTCTCTTATGCAATTTCGCTGGTGCTACTGTCTGGGCATCAGTGATGGTGAGTTTATCGTACTTTTGCGGACGCTTGATACCTCTGGAACTATTAATCTCTTCGGTATCTAAATTTGCGATTGTTGCTCTGATCTTGGTGATTGGCTCGATTGTTGTTCCTAAATGGTTTGAGTCTCGTAGACAGAAATTGGACATGGGGGATTAG
- a CDS encoding argininosuccinate synthase gives MSRAEKVVLAYSGGVDTSVCIPYLKEEWGVKEVITLAANLGQGDELEPIRQKALHAGATESLVADATYSFVKDYAFPAIQANALYESRYPLSTALARPLIAKLLVETAEKYGADAVAHGCTGKGNDQVRFDVSIMALNPNLKILAPAREWGFSREDSIAYGERFGIPSPVKKSSPYSIDRNLLGRSIEAGVLEDPMVEPPEEVYAMTKAIANTPDEPEYIEIGFEQGIPTILNGNLLDPVTLISQLNELAGNHGVGRIDMVENRVVGIKSREIYETPALSVLIQAHRDLESLTLTADVTQYKRGIEDTYSQMVYKGLWYSPLKDALDAFIQKTQERVSGTVKVKLFKGNAIIVGRQSENSLYTPELATYTSEDQFDHKAAEGFIYLWGLPTRVWSAKTRS, from the coding sequence ATGAGCCGTGCTGAAAAAGTTGTTCTAGCATATTCCGGTGGCGTAGATACGTCGGTTTGTATCCCTTATCTCAAAGAAGAATGGGGAGTAAAGGAGGTGATCACCCTAGCCGCCAATTTAGGTCAGGGAGATGAACTAGAACCAATCAGACAAAAAGCCTTGCACGCTGGGGCAACAGAATCCTTGGTTGCTGATGCTACCTACAGCTTTGTCAAGGACTATGCTTTTCCAGCCATTCAGGCTAATGCTCTTTATGAAAGTCGCTATCCCCTCTCTACTGCTCTGGCTCGTCCGCTGATTGCTAAATTATTGGTGGAGACTGCTGAAAAATATGGTGCAGATGCGGTAGCTCATGGTTGTACCGGTAAGGGCAATGACCAGGTGCGTTTTGATGTGTCGATTATGGCCCTTAACCCCAACTTGAAAATATTGGCACCAGCTAGGGAGTGGGGTTTCTCTCGTGAAGATTCGATCGCATATGGTGAGCGCTTTGGTATTCCCTCACCAGTGAAAAAGTCTTCCCCCTACAGCATTGACCGTAACCTGCTAGGGCGCAGTATTGAAGCGGGGGTGCTTGAAGATCCGATGGTAGAACCACCAGAGGAAGTTTATGCCATGACAAAAGCGATCGCAAATACACCAGACGAGCCAGAGTATATTGAAATCGGCTTTGAGCAAGGTATTCCCACTATTCTTAACGGTAATCTCCTTGACCCCGTGACTTTGATTAGTCAACTCAACGAGTTAGCTGGCAATCATGGTGTGGGACGGATTGACATGGTTGAGAACCGGGTAGTCGGTATTAAAAGCCGAGAAATTTACGAAACACCAGCCCTATCGGTGTTGATCCAAGCTCATCGTGACTTGGAAAGTTTGACTTTGACTGCTGATGTTACCCAGTACAAGCGAGGGATTGAAGACACCTACAGTCAAATGGTCTACAAAGGCTTGTGGTATAGTCCCCTTAAGGATGCTTTGGATGCTTTCATTCAAAAAACCCAGGAGCGGGTATCCGGTACAGTTAAGGTTAAACTTTTCAAGGGTAATGCCATAATTGTCGGACGTCAGTCAGAGAATTCTCTCTACACTCCGGAACTCGCTACCTACACCTCGGAAGACCAGTTTGACCACAAGGCTGCTGAGGGTTTCATCTACTTGTGGGGATTACCCACTCGGGTGTGGTCAGCAAAAACCAGAAGTTAG
- a CDS encoding SpoIID/LytB domain-containing protein produces MKKSVLWSIALFSIALSVPLVLAKSLSSGSELETSSSTSSPPNSPDQVSPESDGLANSEDTPKSELTSTATDPTPSQSPTPKDENSTVSKSPPSPTLAQTKATQASTPSNQGTKQPTATTKDKSQDKSDKSAKTESSNHNNQPPSQSEGATKNQQPAPKPLNDAPILEMRVAVANGVKSLVVATSTPGELLDARGQPLGKLTANQGSNVKPLGDYIQIGNYKTPAGLWVKPTNGGYVLVGNRWYRGDLLLISKGDSILAVNYVDLELYLTSVVGAEVYPSWPMAALKAQAIAARSYALVHAIRPASKFYDLGNTQRWQVYKGIKYEWNTTTQAVQETRGIFLSYKGGVVESLYAASDHIVKNVFGGQGMSQTGARDLAKQGYTYQEILGNYYPGTSLAWIDTVEADYD; encoded by the coding sequence ATGAAGAAATCAGTGTTGTGGTCAATTGCCCTATTTTCAATTGCCCTATCTGTACCTTTAGTCTTAGCAAAATCCCTGTCATCTGGCTCTGAGTTAGAAACATCTTCCTCAACGTCTTCTCCTCCAAATTCCCCAGATCAAGTTTCCCCTGAGTCGGATGGGCTGGCTAACTCAGAGGATACTCCCAAATCTGAACTAACCTCTACCGCCACAGATCCAACACCATCCCAATCTCCTACCCCCAAGGATGAGAATTCCACTGTCTCTAAGTCACCACCCTCACCAACCCTAGCCCAAACTAAAGCTACCCAAGCATCAACCCCTAGCAATCAGGGCACGAAACAACCTACTGCGACTACCAAGGATAAATCCCAGGATAAATCGGATAAATCAGCCAAGACTGAGTCTTCTAATCACAACAACCAGCCGCCCAGCCAGTCTGAAGGGGCTACCAAAAATCAGCAACCAGCACCAAAGCCATTGAATGATGCTCCGATCCTAGAAATGCGAGTTGCTGTAGCTAATGGTGTTAAGTCTCTGGTAGTGGCTACCTCAACACCGGGTGAGTTGCTGGATGCTAGGGGTCAGCCCCTGGGTAAACTAACCGCGAATCAGGGAAGTAATGTTAAACCATTAGGGGACTATATTCAGATTGGTAACTATAAGACCCCCGCAGGGCTTTGGGTGAAGCCAACTAACGGAGGGTATGTATTAGTAGGAAATCGGTGGTATCGAGGGGATTTGCTATTGATTTCTAAGGGAGATAGCATCTTGGCAGTAAACTACGTTGACCTTGAGCTTTACCTGACTTCGGTGGTGGGAGCGGAAGTGTATCCTAGTTGGCCAATGGCAGCTCTGAAAGCACAAGCCATTGCTGCTCGCTCCTATGCTTTGGTTCATGCGATTCGACCTGCTAGTAAGTTCTATGATTTGGGAAACACTCAGCGTTGGCAAGTTTACAAAGGAATCAAATATGAGTGGAACACCACGACTCAGGCAGTTCAAGAAACTCGCGGCATTTTTCTAAGTTACAAAGGTGGGGTGGTAGAATCCTTGTACGCGGCTTCTGACCATATTGTCAAAAATGTATTTGGTGGTCAGGGTATGAGTCAAACCGGAGCTCGTGACTTGGCTAAGCAGGGTTACACCTATCAAGAAATTTTAGGCAACTATTACCCAGGGACTAGTTTGGCTTGGATTGATACTGTTGAGGCTGATTACGATTAG
- the urtA gene encoding urea ABC transporter substrate-binding protein, protein MPSFNTDNPCIRVGILHSLRGTMAISEAPLVEAELMAIAEINQTGGVLGQRIEAIVEDGASKSAQFESKARKLIQEDQVATVFGCWTSAYRKAVLPVFEVLNSLLWYPLQYEGLECSPNIFYTGSCPNQQIEPAVNWLVKNYGKRFYLIGSDYIFPLTANKIIKAQLKQLGGTVVGEDYIPLGTEDMGEVITKIKQVRPDVVFNTLNGDSNLAFYRQYKSSGITADDIPIMAVSVAEAELQRIGDTAAGHYASWSYFQSLDTPNNQRFVQNFQRRYGANRVTSDPIEAAYAQVYLWKQAVESAQSFEVDRVRVAAYGQKFDAPGGLVQIEPNHHIGKTCRIGRILPTGQFEIVFTSERPIKPLPWLGVETCNCASDARTHQYNGSASATPLIEPYSTNVVIELLAEVAQWIEKARYLETNTQALEMATEQLKHEIVERRRIEAELQKAFDELELKVEQRTADLKASNAQLMTEVREREQAQEELRAAKDQLQAVLEAVPGIVSWISSDLRYLGVNRHLSKTFNLPSEGFVGQDIGFLQASSEFNDFVKEFFASPEQDACREVSAIVNDEKHNYVIVAQKYHQGSAAFTVGIDITERQQALDDLRKTKDQLQTVLEAVPGIVSWISSDLRYLGVNRHLAKTFNLPPEAFVGQDIGFLQASSEFNDFVKEFFASPEQDACREVSAIVNDEKRNYVIVAQKYHQGSAAFTIGIDITERRQAEEALRQAEAKYRNIFENAVEGIFQTTPSGRYLSANPALARIYGYESPEVLINTVTNIQQQLYVDPNRRSQFIQLLEENYTLVDFESQVYRQDGSLTWICENACAIKDEHGNLLYYEGTVEDISERKQAQEALQRANEVLETRVEERTAALRDANHQLRIEIVERMHIEAALRKSEAELRVLFGAMTDVITVFDAQGRYMKVVSTNSEVLYSPTTELLGKSVYEVLPPKQAELFVTHIRQVLDTKQTLNIEYSLPIGNYEVGSMKDEISSNSDLNRKKNSDLYSNNILHQTNKSFQTLSEYEKISELNGKKLVGQTDKPFNTSHFTSHNSQVWFAASVSPLPNNCVIWVARNITERKRVLDALQEAEEKYRSIFENVAEGIFQITPDGQYLSVNPALARMYGYSCPEEIVAKVTDIEQQLYVNPNSYAEFIAAVENHGAISNFEARVYRQDGKIIWTSQNARVVRDAQGKLLYYEGTVADITKRKQAEAALRAEQEKSEHLLLNILPHSIAQRLKQEPKAIANRFDEVTILFADIVEFTKLSARISPTELVNLLNQIFSSFDQLAQLHGLEKIKTIGDAYMVVGGLPNPGDDHPDAIANMALDMQQEISRFQRHDGEPFRLRIGINTGPVVAGVIGIQKFIYDLWGDAVNVASRMDSQGEPGRIQVTATTYERLRDKYLFEERGIINVKGKGEMITYWLTGRK, encoded by the coding sequence ATGCCAAGTTTCAACACTGATAACCCCTGTATACGAGTTGGTATATTGCATTCCTTAAGAGGTACTATGGCAATTAGCGAAGCCCCCCTGGTGGAAGCTGAGCTGATGGCGATCGCAGAAATTAACCAAACCGGAGGAGTTCTTGGTCAACGTATCGAAGCGATCGTTGAGGATGGCGCATCGAAGTCAGCGCAATTTGAGAGCAAGGCCAGAAAACTGATTCAAGAGGATCAGGTAGCCACAGTCTTTGGCTGCTGGACGTCTGCTTATCGTAAGGCAGTTTTGCCCGTATTCGAGGTGTTAAATTCTCTGCTATGGTACCCCCTACAATATGAGGGTCTGGAATGTTCCCCAAATATTTTTTATACCGGGTCTTGTCCAAATCAACAAATTGAGCCAGCGGTGAACTGGCTAGTGAAAAATTACGGTAAGCGATTTTATCTGATCGGTAGCGACTATATTTTCCCCCTGACTGCCAACAAGATTATTAAAGCGCAACTGAAACAACTGGGGGGGACAGTGGTTGGGGAAGATTACATTCCTCTAGGCACTGAAGATATGGGTGAGGTGATCACCAAAATTAAACAAGTTCGACCAGATGTGGTCTTCAACACCCTCAATGGTGACAGTAATTTAGCCTTCTATCGCCAGTACAAATCCTCTGGAATTACAGCTGATGACATTCCGATTATGGCAGTGAGTGTGGCTGAGGCGGAACTGCAAAGGATAGGGGATACAGCGGCGGGACATTATGCCAGCTGGAGCTATTTCCAGAGTCTGGACACTCCTAATAATCAACGGTTTGTCCAGAATTTTCAGCGTCGTTACGGAGCTAACCGAGTGACTAGTGACCCCATTGAAGCCGCCTATGCCCAGGTTTACCTCTGGAAACAAGCGGTGGAATCCGCTCAATCATTTGAGGTAGACCGGGTACGGGTGGCAGCTTATGGTCAGAAATTTGATGCTCCCGGAGGATTAGTCCAAATCGAACCGAATCACCATATTGGTAAAACATGCCGGATTGGGCGGATTTTGCCTACTGGACAATTTGAAATTGTCTTTACCAGTGAACGTCCGATTAAACCCCTACCCTGGTTAGGGGTTGAAACCTGTAACTGTGCCTCAGATGCACGAACTCACCAATACAATGGGTCGGCTAGCGCCACACCATTGATCGAACCCTACAGCACAAATGTGGTGATTGAATTATTGGCTGAGGTTGCTCAATGGATTGAGAAAGCTAGGTATCTAGAGACCAATACTCAAGCATTAGAAATGGCAACGGAACAGTTGAAACATGAAATAGTTGAGCGGCGACGAATTGAAGCAGAACTCCAAAAAGCGTTCGATGAGCTAGAGCTAAAGGTTGAACAACGTACAGCTGACTTAAAAGCATCTAATGCTCAGCTAATGACGGAGGTGCGAGAGCGTGAGCAAGCTCAAGAAGAACTCAGGGCAGCTAAAGATCAGTTACAGGCAGTGTTAGAAGCAGTACCGGGGATTGTCTCTTGGATTAGTTCGGATTTGCGCTACTTGGGTGTGAATCGCCATTTATCCAAAACGTTTAACTTGCCCTCAGAGGGGTTTGTGGGTCAAGACATTGGGTTTCTTCAGGCTAGCTCAGAGTTTAATGACTTTGTCAAGGAGTTTTTTGCTAGCCCAGAGCAAGATGCTTGCCGAGAGGTCTCGGCTATCGTCAATGACGAAAAGCACAATTATGTGATTGTTGCCCAGAAGTACCATCAAGGCTCAGCTGCTTTCACCGTTGGGATTGATATTACCGAACGTCAGCAGGCCCTTGATGACCTGCGCAAGACCAAAGATCAGTTACAGACAGTGTTGGAGGCGGTACCGGGGATTGTCTCTTGGATTAGCTCGGATTTGCGCTACTTGGGTGTGAATCGCCATTTAGCCAAAACGTTTAACTTGCCCCCAGAGGCTTTTGTGGGTCAAGACATTGGGTTTCTTCAGGCTAGCTCAGAGTTTAATGACTTTGTCAAGGAATTTTTTGCCAGCCCAGAACAAGATGCTTGCCGAGAGGTCTCAGCTATCGTCAATGACGAAAAGCGAAACTATGTAATTGTTGCCCAGAAGTACCATCAAGGCTCAGCTGCTTTCACTATTGGGATTGATATTACCGAGCGTCGGCAAGCTGAAGAAGCGCTGAGGCAAGCTGAAGCGAAATATCGCAATATCTTTGAAAATGCTGTAGAAGGCATCTTCCAAACCACTCCCTCAGGACGTTACCTCAGTGCTAACCCAGCTTTAGCTCGCATCTATGGTTATGAGTCCCCAGAAGTATTAATTAATACTGTCACGAATATTCAGCAGCAACTTTATGTTGATCCCAACCGTCGCTCCCAATTCATTCAGTTATTGGAAGAAAATTATACCTTAGTGGATTTCGAGTCCCAAGTCTATCGCCAGGATGGCAGTTTGACTTGGATTTGCGAAAATGCCTGTGCCATTAAAGATGAGCATGGCAATCTGCTCTATTACGAAGGTACTGTCGAAGACATCTCTGAGCGTAAGCAAGCTCAGGAAGCCTTGCAAAGAGCCAATGAAGTGTTAGAAACCCGAGTTGAGGAACGGACAGCAGCACTACGGGATGCAAATCATCAACTACGGATTGAGATTGTAGAGCGCATGCACATCGAAGCAGCACTACGTAAATCGGAAGCTGAGTTGCGGGTGCTGTTTGGAGCGATGACAGATGTGATTACTGTTTTTGATGCTCAAGGACGATACATGAAAGTAGTCTCCACCAATTCTGAGGTTTTATATAGTCCAACGACCGAACTACTTGGTAAGAGTGTCTACGAGGTTTTGCCCCCCAAGCAAGCTGAACTTTTTGTCACCCATATCCGGCAAGTCTTAGATACTAAACAAACCCTGAATATAGAATACAGCCTACCTATAGGAAATTATGAAGTAGGAAGTATGAAGGATGAAATTAGTTCTAACTCAGACTTGAATCGCAAAAAAAATTCGGACTTATATTCCAATAATATATTGCATCAAACTAACAAATCATTTCAGACTTTATCTGAGTATGAAAAAATTTCGGAATTGAATGGCAAAAAGCTAGTGGGGCAAACTGACAAACCCTTTAATACTTCACACTTTACATCTCATAATTCCCAGGTGTGGTTTGCTGCAAGTGTCTCACCCCTGCCAAACAATTGTGTGATTTGGGTCGCGCGTAATATTACCGAGCGCAAACGGGTTCTAGATGCACTCCAGGAAGCTGAAGAGAAGTATCGTAGCATTTTTGAAAATGTGGCTGAGGGTATTTTTCAGATTACACCGGATGGGCAGTACCTTAGTGTCAATCCAGCTTTAGCTCGGATGTATGGCTACTCTTGCCCAGAAGAAATAGTGGCTAAAGTGACCGATATTGAACAGCAACTCTATGTCAATCCCAACAGCTATGCTGAGTTTATTGCTGCTGTTGAGAACCATGGTGCTATCTCTAATTTTGAAGCTAGGGTTTATCGACAAGATGGCAAAATCATCTGGACATCCCAGAATGCTCGTGTTGTGCGTGATGCTCAAGGGAAACTACTGTACTACGAAGGCACTGTAGCCGACATTACCAAGCGCAAACAGGCAGAAGCAGCACTAAGAGCTGAACAAGAAAAGTCGGAACACTTGTTGTTAAATATTTTACCTCACTCCATCGCCCAACGATTAAAACAAGAGCCAAAAGCTATTGCGAATCGCTTTGACGAAGTAACAATTCTGTTTGCTGATATTGTGGAGTTTACCAAGCTTTCTGCTCGCATCTCTCCCACAGAATTGGTTAATCTACTTAATCAAATTTTCTCAAGCTTTGACCAACTAGCACAGCTCCATGGATTAGAGAAAATTAAGACCATTGGAGATGCCTACATGGTTGTTGGTGGTCTACCCAACCCTGGGGATGACCATCCAGATGCGATCGCAAACATGGCATTGGATATGCAACAGGAAATTAGTCGTTTCCAGCGGCATGATGGAGAACCATTCCGCCTGCGCATCGGGATTAACACTGGTCCTGTGGTAGCTGGGGTGATCGGTATCCAGAAGTTCATTTATGATTTGTGGGGGGATGCAGTTAATGTGGCATCTCGGATGGACTCTCAAGGGGAACCTGGGAGAATTCAAGTTACTGCTACCACTTACGAGCGTTTACGAGACAAGTATTTGTTTGAAGAGCGAGGGATTATTAATGTTAAGGGCAAAGGAGAGATGATCACCTATTGGCTGACTGGACGAAAGTAA
- the hemC gene encoding hydroxymethylbilane synthase: MTSTTSPTRTIRIGSRKSQLALIQTYWVQEQLKKHFPDREFEVQTMSTHGDKILDVALSKIGDKGLFTKELELGMLRDEIDFAVHSLKDLPTKLPEGLVLGCVTERENPADALVMHQKHQDKQIETLPEGSIIGTSSLRRLAQLRYHFPHLSFKDVRGNLNTRLAKLDAGDYDALILAVAGLERLDMSDRIHQILPPEISLHAVGQGALGIECREDDQEVLELLNAIAHPPTAQRCYAERSLLRELEGGCQVPIGVDTQLEGNTLTLTAIVASVDGQKLVKDTIQGDSSQAENLGIELAQQLKQQGAQEILDEILAQIERE; encoded by the coding sequence ATGACCTCTACCACCAGTCCTACTCGGACAATTCGCATCGGTTCTCGGAAAAGCCAACTTGCTCTGATTCAGACTTACTGGGTACAAGAGCAACTGAAAAAGCATTTTCCAGACCGAGAGTTTGAAGTCCAGACCATGAGTACCCACGGAGATAAAATCCTGGATGTGGCTTTATCTAAGATTGGCGATAAAGGGTTATTCACTAAGGAACTGGAATTGGGAATGCTTAGGGATGAGATCGATTTTGCGGTGCATTCCCTCAAAGACTTGCCGACCAAATTGCCAGAAGGGTTGGTGTTAGGGTGCGTCACAGAACGGGAAAACCCCGCCGATGCTTTAGTAATGCACCAAAAGCACCAAGATAAACAGATAGAAACGTTGCCAGAAGGCTCGATCATTGGAACCTCCTCCCTCAGACGGCTGGCTCAGCTGCGCTACCATTTTCCCCATCTGAGTTTTAAAGATGTCAGAGGCAACCTAAACACCAGACTGGCTAAACTGGATGCTGGTGACTACGATGCTCTAATTTTAGCAGTAGCTGGGCTAGAACGACTGGACATGAGCGATCGCATTCACCAAATTTTACCACCAGAGATCTCGCTCCATGCTGTGGGACAAGGGGCTTTGGGAATTGAATGCCGTGAGGATGATCAAGAAGTCTTAGAACTACTCAATGCGATCGCACATCCCCCCACTGCTCAACGCTGTTACGCGGAACGGTCATTATTAAGGGAACTCGAAGGTGGCTGTCAAGTTCCCATCGGTGTAGACACTCAGTTGGAAGGCAATACCCTAACCCTAACAGCTATAGTGGCTAGTGTGGATGGGCAAAAACTTGTAAAAGATACCATTCAAGGGGATTCGAGTCAGGCAGAAAATCTGGGAATCGAACTTGCCCAACAGCTCAAACAACAGGGAGCACAAGAGATTTTGGATGAAATTTTGGCTCAAATCGAGCGGGAATAG